The Cydia pomonella isolate Wapato2018A chromosome 17, ilCydPomo1, whole genome shotgun sequence genome includes a window with the following:
- the LOC133527100 gene encoding uncharacterized protein LOC133527100: MDDVAELLKTWELNDLVPIFTEQRMTIQALSALTREDLKDLIPQAGPRVLFTRCWRSWKNEFLPINDTSIPSFSGLDLSNLQFDCLKETDELSECVVEVIPLDNPETKENTASTTSHQQLGKETQTGILENLLKQSLETSSLLIYKGGSLDGDATRNLLASVIAKEILNENKNSPIVGQIYFKWTKLISELFPGERTTTYYIPACTTASGAVLQARGKLVHQVLNKRRRFQQLGSLTTKKRNREESPGPSSSSPRPMPRIKNKFIVIKTLVGKQLRFL, from the exons ATGGATGACGTTGCCGAACTTTTGAAGACCTGGGAGCTAAACGACTTAGTACCAATTTTTACAG AACAGCGGATGACAATCCAGGCGTTATCGGCTCTGACTCGAGAGGACTTGAAGGACCTTATTCCGCAGGCAGGACCAAGGGTGCTATTTACAAGGTGTTGGCGTTCGTGGAAAAATGAGTTTTTGCCAATAAACGATACTAGTATACCATCTTTTTCG GGCCTGGATTTGTCAAACTTGCAGTTTGATTGCTTGAAGGAAACTGACGAACTATCTGAATGTGTTGTAGAGGTAATACCATTAGACAACCCTGAGACAAAAGAAAATACTGCAAGTACAACAAGTCATCAACAATTAGGAAAAGAAACTCAAACTGGG ATACTTGAAAATTTATTGAAACAATCACTCGAAACTTCTTCACTTCTGATTTATAAAGGCGGTAGCTTAGATGGAGATGCTACTAGAAATTTATTAGCGTCTGTGATTGCCAAAGAAATATTAAATGAGAACAAAAATTCACCAATAGTTGGTCAAATTTATTTCAAGTGGACAAAATTGATAAGTGAACTCTTTCCGGGTGAAAGGACCACAACGTATTATATCCCTGCATGTACTACTGCGTCTGGCGCAGTTCTTCAAGCAAGAGGCAAACTCGTACATCAG gtACTGAACAAAAGGAGGCGCTTCCAACAATTAGGATCCTTgacaacaaaaaaaagaaacagagAAGAAAGCCCAGGACCATCTTCTTCATCACCAAGACCAATGccaagaataaagaataaatttatTGTCATAAAAACCTTAGTTGGAAAACAACTAAGGTTTTTATGA